The Bradyrhizobium betae genomic interval GCCCGCGATCGACGCGGTCCGCCGCGCGCTGGGATGGCCGGTCGTCGAGCGGCCGACAATCATGGCGGGCACGTGCGCTGTGCTGGATCTGGGGTAGGGCGGCCGTAAAACATTTGTTGAACGGGCTTAAGGGCCCCCGCAGGCGAGGTCAGCGAGCAGAGCCTGACGCGCTGGATCCGCGACAATCTGGATTCCAAATGAGCTGATTTGCGGGAAAACCGCGCCTGCCTGCCGTTGCCCTGCCTGAAGCTTTGCGGTATTGCCACCTTGGAATTCGACTTTCGACTGGGGACAATCAATGGCTGACCATAGCGAAGTGGCCTACACCACCGCCGACGGCAACGACTACGTTGCCCACGAGCAGACTTACGAGGGCTTCATCAGGCTGGTGAAGTACGGCACCGCCTCGGTCGCGCTCATCGTGATCCTGATGGCGATCTTCCTGACCTGATCCATCGCCTGCTGCACCGCCAGCGTCGTCGGTGCTCATAAAATTTGCATACAAGCCGGTTCCAAAACCGGTATCCAACGTTGCGGGAGTAACGCTAAGTTCGCGTGCGCGTTTTTGCCCGCGTCGCCGGAGGGCCTATGAAGATCGCCGTTGCCAAGGAAATCGATCCGTCGGAGCCGCGCGTCGCCGCTTCGCCTGATACGGTGAAGAAATTCAAGGCGCTGGGCGCCGAGATCGCCGTCGAGCCGGGCGCCGGTCTCAAATCGGGCCTGCCGGATTCCGAGTTCACCGCAGCGGGCGCCACCGTCAGCGCCGATGCGTTGAAGGACGCAGACATCGTCATCAAGGTGAAGCGCCCCGAGGCCTCCGAACTCGCGCAGTACAAGCGCGGCGCGCTCGTCATCGCCATCATGGATCCCTACGGTAACGAGGCCGCGCTGAAGACGATCGCCGATGCCGGCGTCTCCGCCTTCGCGATGGAATTGATGCCGCGCATCACGCGTGCGCAGGTGATGGACGTGTTGTCCTCGCAGGCGAACCTTGCCGGCTACCGCGCCGTGATCGAGGGCGCCGAGGCCTTTGGCCGCGCTTTCCCGATGATGATGACGGCGGCAGGCACCGTGCCCGCCGCCAAGGTGTTCGTGATGGGCGTCGGCGTCGCCGGCCTCCAGGCGATCGCGACCGCGCGCCGTCTCGGCGCCGTCGTCACCGCGACCGACGTCCGGCCCGCGACCAAGGAGCAGGTGGAATCGCTCGGTGCAAAGTTCCTTGCCGTCGAGGACGAGGAATTCAAGAACGCGCAGACCGCCGGCGGTTACGCCAAGGAAATGTCTAGGGAATACCAGGCCAAGCAGGCCGCGCTCACCGCCGAGCACATCAAGAAGCAGGACATCGTCATCACCACTGCGCTCATTCCCGGCCGGCCGGCGCCGAGGCTCGTCTCGGCCGAGATGGTCAAGTCGATGAAGCCCGGCTCGGTACTGGTCGATCTCGCCGTCGAGCGCGGCGGCAATGTCGAGGGTGCAAGGCCGGGCGAGGTCGCCGAGATCGATGGTATCAAGATCGTCGGCTACACCAATGTCGCCGGCCGGGTGGCAGCCTCCGCATCCAGCCTGTACGCGCGCAACCTGTTCAATTTCATCGAGACCATGGTCGACAAGGGCAGCAAGGCTCTCGCCGTGAACTGGGACGACGAGCTCGTGAAGGCGACTGCGCTGACCAGGGACGGCGCCGTGATCCATCCGAACTTCCAGCCGAAAGCTTAAGGAGAGCCGCCATGGAGCATGCTGCACAGCTCGTCGACCCCTTCGTTTTCAGGCTGTCGATCTTCGTCCTCGCCGTCTTCGTCGGCTATTTCGTGGTGTGGTCGGTGACCCCTGCGTTGCATACGCCGCTGATGAGCGTGACCAATGCGATCTCCTCGGTGATCGTGGTCGGTGCGCTGCTCGCGGTTGGCGTCGGCATGATTTCGAGCGGCTCGGGCTGGGCACGCGGCTTCGGCTTCATCGCGCTCATCTTCGCCTGCGTGAACATCTTCGGCGGCTTCCTTGTCACCCAGCGCATGCTGGCGATGTACAAGAAGAAGTCGAAGTGAGCGGCCACCTCGGGCTGAAGGGATCAATGGGGACCTGAGATGAACGCCAATCTCTCTGCATTCTTGTATCTCGTGGCGGGGGTGCTGTTCATCCTGTCGCTGCGCGGGCTGTCGAGCCCGGCGTCGTCGCGCCAGGGCAATTTGTTCGGCATGGTCGGCATGGGGATCGCGGTCGCCACCACGCTCGCCAGCCATCCGCCGGCGGACGGCCTGGCCTGGATCCTCGTCATCCTCGGTATCGCCATCGGCGGTGGCGTCGGCGCGGTGATCGCCCGCCGCGTGCCGATGACCTCGATGCCCGAACTGGTCGCCGCCTTCCACTCGCTGGTCGGCATGGCCGCGGTGCTGGTCGCCGCCGGCGCGTTCTACGCGCCCGAAGCCTTCGACATCGGCACCCCCGGCAACATCCATCCGCAGAGCCTGGTCGAGATGTCTCTCGGCGTCGCCATCGGCGCGCTGACCTTCACCGGCTCGGTGATCGCGTTCCTGAAATTGTCCGCGCGCATGAGCGGCTCGCCGATCATCCTGCCGTTCCGCCACATCATCAATATCGTGCTCGCCGTTCTGCTCGTCGTCTTCATCGTCGGGCTGGTGATGTCGGGCAGCGCGCTCGACTTCTGGCTGATCGTCATCATCGCGCTGGCGCTCGGCGTGCTCATGATCATCCCGATCGGCGGCGCCGACATGCCGGTCGTGATCTCGATGCTGAACTCCTACTCCGGCTGGGCCGCGGCCGGCATCGGCTTCACGCTCGGCAACTCCGCGCTGATCATCACCGGCGCGCTGGTCGGCTCGTCGGGCGCGATCCTGTCCTACATCATGTGCCACGCGATGAACCGGTCCTTCATCTCGGTCATCCTCGGCGGC includes:
- a CDS encoding proton-translocating transhydrogenase family protein, which encodes MEHAAQLVDPFVFRLSIFVLAVFVGYFVVWSVTPALHTPLMSVTNAISSVIVVGALLAVGVGMISSGSGWARGFGFIALIFACVNIFGGFLVTQRMLAMYKKKSK
- a CDS encoding aa3-type cytochrome c oxidase subunit IV; translation: MADHSEVAYTTADGNDYVAHEQTYEGFIRLVKYGTASVALIVILMAIFLT
- a CDS encoding Re/Si-specific NAD(P)(+) transhydrogenase subunit alpha, translating into MKIAVAKEIDPSEPRVAASPDTVKKFKALGAEIAVEPGAGLKSGLPDSEFTAAGATVSADALKDADIVIKVKRPEASELAQYKRGALVIAIMDPYGNEAALKTIADAGVSAFAMELMPRITRAQVMDVLSSQANLAGYRAVIEGAEAFGRAFPMMMTAAGTVPAAKVFVMGVGVAGLQAIATARRLGAVVTATDVRPATKEQVESLGAKFLAVEDEEFKNAQTAGGYAKEMSREYQAKQAALTAEHIKKQDIVITTALIPGRPAPRLVSAEMVKSMKPGSVLVDLAVERGGNVEGARPGEVAEIDGIKIVGYTNVAGRVAASASSLYARNLFNFIETMVDKGSKALAVNWDDELVKATALTRDGAVIHPNFQPKA
- a CDS encoding NAD(P)(+) transhydrogenase (Re/Si-specific) subunit beta, encoding MNANLSAFLYLVAGVLFILSLRGLSSPASSRQGNLFGMVGMGIAVATTLASHPPADGLAWILVILGIAIGGGVGAVIARRVPMTSMPELVAAFHSLVGMAAVLVAAGAFYAPEAFDIGTPGNIHPQSLVEMSLGVAIGALTFTGSVIAFLKLSARMSGSPIILPFRHIINIVLAVLLVVFIVGLVMSGSALDFWLIVIIALALGVLMIIPIGGADMPVVISMLNSYSGWAAAGIGFTLGNSALIITGALVGSSGAILSYIMCHAMNRSFISVILGGFGGETAAAGGGSGEQKPAKLGSADDAAFIMKNAQKVIIVPGYGMAVAQAQHALREMGDILKKEGVEVKYAIHPVAGRMPGHMNVLLAEANVPYDEVFELEDINSEFAQADIAFVIGANDVTNPAAEEDKTSPIYGMPVLQVWKAGTVMFIKRSLASGYAGIDNPLFYRDNTMMLLGDAKKVTENIVKAM